The DNA window GGTCGAGCGCACCCAACAGGGTTCCCCCAGTCACACGTGCCGTGCGCGCGAAGGGATCGACGCGAACACCCCGGAACGGGGAGAGGTCGATCATCATCCCGCCGTCGCATGAGGACTGCCCCGATGCGCTGTGGCCACCGCACTTCACCGCGAGGAGGAGGCCTCCGTTGTCCCTGGCGAAATCCACGGCGGTTGCAACGTCCGCGGCCCCCGTGACCTGGGCGATCAACGCAGGATATTTGTCGAAGGACGGATTTAGAATCCTGCGGGCGTCGTCGTACCCGTCTTCTCCCCGAAGTAGGACACGTCCGCGTAGCGCCTGTGCGAACTCCGCGACCACGTTGTTCGCCAGGGTGACGGTGCGCCCGTCGCCGGTGACGACGTCGAGGTCGCGTCGCACCCTTGATACAGGACGGAACAGGCCGGCGTGAAGAGGTCGGTACGGGAGCGCCAGCCCCGCTGCCGCGGCGAGGGCGGAGCGGCGGAGGAAGGAACGGCGGTTCATGAGGCCCTCGAAGTCACGATGGAATTCGTTGGGGGAACGAACCCATCCTATGCCGTTTCGGAGGGCGGGACAACAAAAAAATCGTCGCCTCGTGCCCCGGCCACAAGATCAGTGGCCCGGATTTCCCGTCGAGGTGTCCTCGAACTCCTGGGGGTCGAGCCATGCCTGGCGCGGGTCGTATCCCGCCGGGGGCTCGGTGCCCGCGTACTCCGAGAGGACGGTGACCCTGTCCCCCTCGACCTTCACCACGCCGCGGACAACGAAAAACTGCCGGCTCCCTCCGCCCGGGAGGTCCACTTCCAAGGTTCCGCCTCCGAGGAGGGCGAGGAAAGGGGCGTGACCGGGCAGGATCCCGACTTTGCCGTCCCAGGCGGGAAGGACGGCCGAAGTGATTTCTCCTTCGAAGACGGTCGCGACCGGGGAGACCAGGCGGAGCGTAAGAGTCTTGCCTTCCATCTCACCCGGCCTTGGCCAGCCGCTCGCCTTCGGCCAGCACGTCTTCGATTCCGCCCTGCATGTAGAAGGCCTGCTCCGGCAAGTGATCGAATTCGCCCGCCGCCACCCTCTCGAATGACTCGATCGTGTTGTCGAGCTTGACGTATTTCCCGGGACGCCCCGTGAACTGCTCCGCCACGAAGAAGGGCTGCGAGAGGAAGCGCTGGATCCGGCGCGCCCGGTTCACCACGATCTTGTCCTCCTCCGAAAGCTCGTCCATCCCGAGGATCGCGATGATGTCCTGGAGGTCCTTGTAGCGCTGGAGGATGCGCTGGACGTCGCGCACGACCCGGTAGTGGCGTTCCCCGAGGAATTGGGGATCGAGAATTCGCGAAGAGGAGTCGAGAGGGTCCACCGCCGGATAGATCCCGAGCTCCGAGATGCTCCGCGAGAGCACCGTCGTCGCGTCCAGGTGGGCAAAGGCGGTCGCGGGTGCCGGGTCGGTGAGGTCGTCCGCCGGGACGTAGATCGCCTGAACTGAGGTGATCGATCCGTTCCGCGTGGAGGTGATCCGCTCCTGGAGCTCGCCCATCTCGGTGCCGAGCGTCGGCTGGTATCCGACGGCGGAGGGCATCCGGCCGAGGAGAGCGGACACCTCCGATCCCGCCTGGGTGAATCGGAAGATGTTGTCAATGAAGAGGAGCACGTCCTGCTTCTCCACATCGCGGAAGTACTCGGCGATCGTGAGGCCGCTGAGTCCCACCCGCAAGCGCGCCCCCGGCGGTTCGTTCATCTGCCCGTAAACGAGCGCCGTGGAGCTCAAGACGCCTGCTTCCTTGAACTCGAGCCAGAGGTCGTTCCCCTCGCGGGTCCGCTCCCCCACTCCACAGAAGACGGAGCGTCCGCCGTGCTCCATCGCGATGTTGTTGATGAGCTCCTGGATGATGACCGTCTTCCCTACACCAGCGCCGCCGAAGAGCCCGGTCTTTCCCCCCTTCACGTAGGGGGCGAGGAGATCGATGACCTTGATCCCGGTTTCGAAGATCTCGGTCTTGGGCTCGAGGTCGCGGAACTTGGGCGGCTCCCGGTGGATCGGCCACCGCTCCACCTCCGTTCCGTCGGCGCTTTCGACGGGGCCACCTTCGTCCACCGGCTCGCCGAGGACGTTGAGAATGCGCCCCAGGGCCGGCTCCCCGACCGGAACCGAGATGGCCGCGCCGGTATCCACGGCATCCATCCCGCGGACGAGTCCATCGGTGGAGGACATCGCCACCGTCCTGACCTGGCCGCGGCCGATATGCTGCTGAACCTCCACGACGAGTCCGATCACCTGGCCGCCTGGTGTCGTACCGTCGATTCTGAGGGCGTTGTGGATCCTCGGGAGGGATTCCGGGGAGAACTCGACGTCCACCACCGGCCCGATGACCTGCACCACCTTCCCGACATTCTTCTCAGCCATGTTCCCCCTGTCTCCCTGTCGCGATCCCGAGCCGGTGATCGCTCATTCGAAGGCTGCCGCGCCGCCCACGATCTCGGCGATCTCTTGCGTGATCTGGCCCTGGCGGGCCCGGTTGTATTTAGTGCGAAGCGCATCCAGCATATCGGAAGCGCTGTCCGTCGCGCTCTTCATCGCCGCCCTTCGGGCACCGTGTTCCGCCGCGGCGTTTTCCACCAGCGCCCGGTAGACGACGTTTCGGACGTAGAGGGGAAGGAGACGCCGGAGGATCTCGTCTCGCGAGGGGGAGAGGAGATACCGGTCGGGCGAAACCCCTCCCTCCTCCGCGCGAATCGGAAGGAGTCGCCGCGTCGTCGGTGGTGTGGAGAGCGCGGACCGGAATTCGGACGCAACGACCCAGACGCCGTCCAACTCCCCTGACTCGAAGCGCGCCTGCAGCTGCCCTACGAGCGTTTCGGCGTCTTCCGGGGTCGGGTTGTCCCCGATCCCCGTCCAGCTCTGGACGAGGGTCTCGCCCTGGAATCGGAAGAATCCGATCCCCTTTTTTCCCGAGACGTGCAGTTCCGCTTCGATCCCCTGGCCACGCAGCTCCCTGAGGAGGTCCCGTGCCCGCCGGATCAAATTCACGTTGTAGGCGCCCGCCAGCCCACGATTCGCCGTGAGAAGGAGGACGGCACCACGCCGGGGTTCGCTGGGATCCCGGAGGAGCGGAAAACGGTCCGCTAGGGAAGGATCGTAGAGACTCCGCACGACCTCTTCCAGCGACTCGCCATAGGGACGTGACGCATGAACACGATCGGTGGCCTTCTTCAGCTTGGAGGTCGCGACCATTTCCATGGTGCGCGTGATCTGCCGCGTGTTCTCGACGGAGCGGATCCGCCGCTTGACCTCGCTCGCTTGCGCCATGTCAGGCCGCCGGGCCGGCCCCGTGCTCTGCCTCGAAGCGGGCGTTGTAGTCGCCAAGCGCTTCTTTCAGCGTCGCCTCGAGCGCTTCGCTCAACACCTTCTCCGTCCGAATCCCGTCGAGCAGCTCGGAGCGCTGTGCTTCTAGAAACTGCATGAAGCCCCTCTCCCACGCCCCCACCCGCTCGACCGGTACCAGGTCCAGGTAGCCGTTGGTCACCGCGTAGATCGAGACGACCTGCTGCTCGACCGCCATGGGGGCGTACTGGGGTTGTTTGAGGAGCTCCACCGTCCGCTGGCCTCGAGCCAACTGGCGCTGTGTCGCCGCGTCCAGGTCGGAGCCGAACTGCGCGAAGGCCTCGAGCTCACGGAACTGCGCCAGGTCGAGGCGAAGCCGCCCGGCCACCTTCTTCATCGCCTTGATCTGCGCGGCGCCGCCGACGCGGGACACCGAAATCCCCACGTTCACCGCGGGGCGGACCCCGGCGTAGAAGAGATCGGGCTCGAGAAAGATCTGGCCGTCCGTGATCGAGATCACGTTCGTCGGGATGTACGCCGATACGTCGCCGGCCTGCGTCTCGATGATCGGTAGCGCGGTGAGCGATCCGCCGCCGTGGGCCTCGGAGAGCTTCGCGGCGCGCTCCAGGAGGCGGGAGTGCAGGTAGAAGACGTCCCCGGGGTAGGCCTCGCGCCCCGGAGGCCGCCGTAGGATCAGGGAGAGCTGGCGATACGCCTGGGCCTGCTTCGTGAGGTCGTCGTAAACGACGAGGGTGTGTTTCCCCTGCCACATGAAGTGCTCGGCGAGCGCCGTGGCGGTATACGGGGCGATGTACTGCATCGGCGCGGGATCGGAGGCGTTCGCCGCGACGACGATCGTGTAATCCATCGCGCCCGCTTCGCGGAGCGTTTCCACGACGGCCGCGACTTTTCCGGCGCGCTGCCCGATCGCGCAGTACACGCAGATGACGTCCTGCCCCTTCTGGTTGATGATCGTGTCCACGGTGATCGCCGTCTTCCCCGTGGAGCGGTCACCGATGA is part of the Gemmatimonadota bacterium genome and encodes:
- the atpG gene encoding ATP synthase F1 subunit gamma translates to MAQASEVKRRIRSVENTRQITRTMEMVATSKLKKATDRVHASRPYGESLEEVVRSLYDPSLADRFPLLRDPSEPRRGAVLLLTANRGLAGAYNVNLIRRARDLLRELRGQGIEAELHVSGKKGIGFFRFQGETLVQSWTGIGDNPTPEDAETLVGQLQARFESGELDGVWVVASEFRSALSTPPTTRRLLPIRAEEGGVSPDRYLLSPSRDEILRRLLPLYVRNVVYRALVENAAAEHGARRAAMKSATDSASDMLDALRTKYNRARQGQITQEIAEIVGGAAAFE
- the atpA gene encoding F0F1 ATP synthase subunit alpha encodes the protein MASESGLRASEIKGVLLQAIEHYEEELHADEVGEVLEVKDGIARIYGLKNAMASEMLEITPSGGGAPITALALNLEEDNIGAVVLGDWTSLHEGNEVRCTGRVLEVPVGKGYLGRTVDALGDPVDGKGAIEPIEGSRMIDIVAPGIVSRKPVAEPLQTGIKAIDAMTPIGRGQRELIIGDRSTGKTAITVDTIINQKGQDVICVYCAIGQRAGKVAAVVETLREAGAMDYTIVVAANASDPAPMQYIAPYTATALAEHFMWQGKHTLVVYDDLTKQAQAYRQLSLILRRPPGREAYPGDVFYLHSRLLERAAKLSEAHGGGSLTALPIIETQAGDVSAYIPTNVISITDGQIFLEPDLFYAGVRPAVNVGISVSRVGGAAQIKAMKKVAGRLRLDLAQFRELEAFAQFGSDLDAATQRQLARGQRTVELLKQPQYAPMAVEQQVVSIYAVTNGYLDLVPVERVGAWERGFMQFLEAQRSELLDGIRTEKVLSEALEATLKEALGDYNARFEAEHGAGPAA
- a CDS encoding F0F1 ATP synthase subunit epsilon is translated as MEGKTLTLRLVSPVATVFEGEITSAVLPAWDGKVGILPGHAPFLALLGGGTLEVDLPGGGSRQFFVVRGVVKVEGDRVTVLSEYAGTEPPAGYDPRQAWLDPQEFEDTSTGNPGH
- the atpD gene encoding F0F1 ATP synthase subunit beta, whose product is MAEKNVGKVVQVIGPVVDVEFSPESLPRIHNALRIDGTTPGGQVIGLVVEVQQHIGRGQVRTVAMSSTDGLVRGMDAVDTGAAISVPVGEPALGRILNVLGEPVDEGGPVESADGTEVERWPIHREPPKFRDLEPKTEIFETGIKVIDLLAPYVKGGKTGLFGGAGVGKTVIIQELINNIAMEHGGRSVFCGVGERTREGNDLWLEFKEAGVLSSTALVYGQMNEPPGARLRVGLSGLTIAEYFRDVEKQDVLLFIDNIFRFTQAGSEVSALLGRMPSAVGYQPTLGTEMGELQERITSTRNGSITSVQAIYVPADDLTDPAPATAFAHLDATTVLSRSISELGIYPAVDPLDSSSRILDPQFLGERHYRVVRDVQRILQRYKDLQDIIAILGMDELSEEDKIVVNRARRIQRFLSQPFFVAEQFTGRPGKYVKLDNTIESFERVAAGEFDHLPEQAFYMQGGIEDVLAEGERLAKAG